In one window of Campylobacter hepaticus DNA:
- a CDS encoding dehydrogenase: MKTIRTQTPLRLGLAGGGTDINLYCDKYTGYVLNATISLYIHCTLIERKDKKIIFDSPDTNSYAEHESKEFLEYDGNLDIFKSIYNRIIKDFTKKPLSFSLHTYSDVPSGSGLGGSSTLVVGIIKAFVEWLNLPLGEYEIAKLAYEIEREDMGIVGGAQDQYAATFGGFNFMEFYDNKRVIVNPLRIKNWIANELEARTVLYFTNITRLAKDIEEHKKGKLGDDKSLKAMHAIKEDAIKMKEALFKADFDTLASILGKSWQSKKIISDIVSNDELERIYKLAIDNGAYSGKTSGAGAGGFMFFFVDPIKKYDLIQALNKEQGYVQDFAFAKEGVKSWKI, encoded by the coding sequence ATGAAAACTATACGTACACAAACTCCTTTACGCTTAGGTTTAGCAGGTGGAGGAACTGATATTAATTTATATTGTGATAAATACACGGGTTATGTTTTAAATGCTACCATATCTTTGTATATACATTGTACTTTGATTGAAAGAAAAGATAAAAAAATCATTTTTGATTCCCCAGATACCAATTCTTATGCAGAGCATGAAAGCAAAGAATTTTTAGAATATGATGGAAATTTAGATATTTTTAAAAGTATTTATAACCGTATAATTAAAGATTTTACAAAAAAACCTTTAAGTTTTTCTTTGCATACTTATTCTGATGTACCAAGTGGTAGCGGTTTGGGTGGAAGTTCTACTTTGGTTGTAGGTATTATAAAGGCTTTTGTAGAATGGCTTAATCTTCCTTTAGGAGAATATGAAATTGCTAAACTCGCTTATGAGATAGAAAGAGAGGATATGGGCATAGTAGGGGGCGCTCAAGATCAATATGCTGCAACTTTTGGTGGTTTTAATTTTATGGAATTTTATGATAATAAACGTGTTATTGTTAATCCTTTGCGCATTAAAAACTGGATAGCAAATGAGCTTGAAGCTAGAACAGTTCTTTATTTTACAAATATTACTAGATTGGCAAAAGATATAGAAGAGCATAAAAAAGGAAAATTAGGTGATGATAAATCATTAAAAGCTATGCATGCTATAAAAGAAGATGCTATAAAGATGAAAGAGGCTTTGTTTAAGGCTGATTTTGATACTTTAGCTTCTATTTTAGGTAAATCTTGGCAATCAAAAAAAATTATTTCTGATATTGTTAGTAATGATGAACTTGAAAGAATTTATAAACTTGCTATTGATAATGGGGCTTATAGTGGAAAAACAAGTGGGGCAGGAGCGGGTGGATTTATGTTTTTTTTCGTAGATCCTATTAAAAAATATGATTTAATTCAAGCTTTAAATAAAGAGCAAGGTTATGTGCAAGATTTTGCATTTGCAAAAGAAGGAGTTAAGTCATGGAAAATTTAA
- a CDS encoding NAD-dependent epimerase/dehydratase family protein has protein sequence MSKKVLITGGAGYIGSVLTPILLDKGYEVCVIDNLMFNQISLLSCTHNKNFTFINGNAMDENLIRQEVAKSDIIIPLAALVGAPLCKKNPKLAKMVNYEAIKMIRDCASSSQIFIYPNTNSGYGIGQKDTMCTEESPLCPISEYGIDKVHAEEYLLDKGNCVTFRLATVFGISPRMRLDLLVNDFTYRAYKDRFIVLFEEHFRRNYIHVRDVVKGFIHGIENYDIMKGQAYNMGLSAANLTKRQLAETIKKYVPDFYIHSANIGEDPDKRDYLVSNAKLEATGWKPDVSLEDGIKELLRAFEMMKVNRFANV, from the coding sequence ATGTCAAAAAAAGTTTTAATTACAGGTGGTGCAGGTTATATAGGTTCGGTTTTAACTCCAATTTTACTTGATAAAGGATACGAAGTTTGCGTTATAGATAATTTGATGTTTAATCAAATTTCTCTTTTGTCTTGTACGCATAATAAAAATTTTACTTTTATAAATGGTAATGCTATGGATGAAAATCTTATTAGGCAAGAAGTTGCAAAATCTGATATTATTATTCCTTTGGCTGCTTTAGTAGGTGCTCCTCTTTGTAAAAAAAATCCAAAGCTTGCTAAGATGGTTAATTATGAAGCCATAAAAATGATAAGAGATTGTGCAAGTTCTTCTCAAATATTTATTTATCCTAATACAAATAGTGGTTATGGGATAGGTCAAAAAGATACAATGTGTACTGAAGAATCTCCTTTATGTCCTATTTCAGAATATGGAATTGATAAAGTTCATGCAGAAGAATATTTACTTGATAAGGGAAATTGTGTAACTTTTCGTTTGGCAACTGTTTTTGGGATATCCCCTAGGATGAGACTTGATTTATTGGTTAATGATTTTACTTATCGTGCTTATAAGGATAGATTTATAGTACTTTTTGAAGAACATTTTAGGCGCAATTATATTCATGTTCGTGATGTTGTAAAAGGTTTCATTCATGGTATAGAAAATTATGATATAATGAAAGGTCAAGCTTATAATATGGGTTTAAGTGCTGCAAACTTAACTAAAAGACAGCTTGCTGAAACAATTAAAAAATATGTTCCTGATTTTTATATCCATTCTGCTAATATAGGTGAAGATCCAGATAAAAGAGATTATTTAGTTTCAAATGCTAAATTAGAAGCTACAGGCTGGAAACCAGATGTTTCATTAGAAGATGGTATTAAGGAACTTTTAAGAGCATTTGAAATGATGAAAGTTAATCGTTTTGCAAATGTTTAA
- a CDS encoding GDP-L-fucose synthase family protein, with translation MQKDSKIYIAGHSGTAGSAILKRLKELDFTNIIIRDHKELDLLDQRKVAEFFTYEKPDYVFFAAAKLGHLGMRVPADILYENLMIQNNVFHNAYMYNVKKLIFFGSSWMYPQKAINPIKEEALLSAELDYVAEPYAISKIAGLKMAEAYNLQYDTNFICVALTNLYGETKDFDFKTAKVLPAMLRKIHLAKLLHESRYEELLLDLKISDLNEAKQYLKNQGIDEKSVELWGSGKPRREFIHSQDLADACIYIMQNINFKDLYIKNIKEIKNTHINIGTNKDLCIKELAELIKKIVAYKGELKFDITKPDSSMNRLLDCSKIHSLGWKHKIELEEGIKMMYNWYLEK, from the coding sequence ATGCAAAAAGATTCAAAAATATATATAGCAGGACATAGTGGAACTGCTGGAAGTGCTATTTTAAAAAGATTAAAAGAATTAGATTTTACTAATATTATTATAAGAGATCATAAAGAATTAGATTTGCTTGATCAAAGAAAAGTTGCAGAATTTTTTACTTATGAAAAGCCTGATTATGTTTTTTTTGCTGCAGCTAAATTAGGACATTTAGGAATGAGGGTTCCTGCTGATATTTTATATGAAAATTTAATGATACAAAATAATGTTTTTCATAATGCTTATATGTATAATGTAAAAAAGCTTATTTTTTTTGGAAGCTCTTGGATGTATCCACAAAAAGCAATCAATCCCATTAAAGAGGAAGCATTGTTAAGTGCTGAGTTAGACTATGTAGCTGAGCCTTATGCTATTTCTAAGATAGCAGGACTTAAGATGGCTGAAGCGTATAATTTACAATATGATACTAATTTTATTTGCGTGGCCTTGACAAATTTATATGGAGAAACTAAAGATTTTGATTTTAAGACGGCTAAGGTTTTGCCTGCAATGTTAAGAAAAATTCATCTTGCAAAATTATTACACGAATCAAGATATGAAGAACTTTTATTAGATTTAAAGATTAGTGATTTAAATGAAGCAAAACAATATTTAAAAAACCAAGGTATTGATGAGAAAAGCGTAGAACTTTGGGGTAGTGGCAAACCAAGACGTGAGTTTATACATAGCCAAGATTTGGCTGATGCTTGTATTTATATCATGCAAAATATTAATTTTAAAGATTTATATATTAAAAATATAAAAGAAATCAAAAATACTCATATTAATATAGGCACTAATAAAGATCTTTGTATAAAGGAATTAGCAGAACTTATTAAAAAGATTGTAGCTTATAAAGGAGAGCTTAAATTCGATATTACTAAACCTGATAGTTCTATGAATAGATTATTAGATTGTTCTAAAATTCATTCTTTAGGATGGAAACATAAAATTGAACTTGAAGAAGGTATCAAAATGATGTATAATTGGTACTTAGAAAAGTGA
- a CDS encoding dTDP-4-dehydrorhamnose 3,5-epimerase family protein translates to MAIEFDIQESDILKGVYIITPNKFRDLRGEIWTAFTSETIDKLLPEGLKFIHDKFIHSKYNVIRGIHGDTKTYKLATCVYGEVHQVVVDCRKDSPTYLKHEKFIINEDNQQIILVPAGFGNGHYVSSKSAVYYYKCAYLGEYVDANEQFTYAWNDERIGINWPTNTPILSERDILAMKKDN, encoded by the coding sequence ATGGCAATAGAATTTGATATACAAGAATCAGATATTTTAAAAGGTGTTTATATTATAACTCCTAATAAATTTAGAGATTTAAGAGGAGAAATTTGGACAGCTTTTACTAGCGAAACTATAGATAAATTATTGCCAGAGGGATTAAAGTTTATACATGATAAATTTATACACTCTAAATATAATGTGATTCGCGGTATCCATGGGGATACAAAAACTTATAAATTAGCTACTTGTGTTTATGGCGAGGTGCATCAAGTTGTGGTAGATTGTAGAAAAGATTCTCCAACCTATTTAAAACATGAGAAATTTATTATCAATGAAGATAACCAGCAAATTATTTTAGTACCAGCAGGTTTTGGAAATGGACATTATGTTAGTAGTAAAAGTGCTGTTTATTACTATAAATGTGCTTATTTGGGGGAATATGTAGATGCTAATGAGCAATTTACTTATGCATGGAATGATGAAAGAATAGGCATTAATTGGCCTACTAATACACCTATTCTTTCAGAACGCGATATTCTTGCTATGAAAAAGGATAATTAA
- a CDS encoding glycosyltransferase, with the protein MKTVGVVIPVYNVEKYLKECLDSVINQTYKNLQIVLVNDGSTDEHSLNIAKEYTLKDERFILFDKENGGQSTARNVGIEYFSQEYEFKNITTHIKENTLIEFQLSKHNPYNIHKVYKSFKAFKDEKDLKEFKNPKIDYIVFLDPDDYWSFDCIEECIKRSDQMDIVWFDYQMFYDNIEEKHYKYKTNLTQSQMQIYEYYKPEKITALQWIQRCLKIQADLPFWCVCGGIYSFAYLQKIKLKFLDGLIHEDVHFGILLFAQADNIYVFPKVLYYYRIRKESTASYDKVASKSSVPPYIQDLYNIFKGDIKNIKEYHTKSSIFLNAWYIREFIAYNYDKDKGILLEEALFVFLYFWYFDFSELRYDPRQVKELFKQHKPIYKINAKRYPEFEFFSKYGLVRYRILNHLSYKLGYIITHSKIYNFYLIPFRLIFECVKFQINKKQKILPRLDEYPDYNDIVRVKNHLSYKIGETLIKSMKQWYLGKPLILPFIWYKIYKKKKVKKANYNNDKKSYFLLPDYALINISQNKKAMQSSLSIYSKFNDASRLINTKIILEDTVCTSKDEESWWMVDLLDLYFLEKIKILTNKNIFLRSNVHDIKIYISTNNIQWTFIPQDFYLWKYNNLECNIILSHKIQARYVKIVLERKVLNLAKVEIFKKRKKGYIISSKPDGLGMRIASILVGMYLAKKMDFEFGFLWHNSIDLAFMGITESHKNEKLNYLGNCMDEVDVVFGEDFIEKYLLPSEGLEYSHGNTIRKYQRTFEFLNSEENFEQEWGWYSTDILPSLWIENCEESECLYEIQEICKTISFSKQYQDILAKVEKDIMQLKSNFIALHIRGGDIIFSNIRKAPSFTPVVERLFPYEIALELAIKELDNNHNIIIFGQDLNANQELVRYLKSFQQYSHLNIIDIGSFIKSDYTEMQRAFFEINFMSKAEKIYSAKESVFSKLAMMISGRNKLISFHDVFSNRQQLELINQNMNKFPLHCLQQAMSLFRLFQLSKELKLPLENQIKYLNQALNFDHDNDGYRIYIMQCLFIQGNYTKINQNIKEILETRYEAFFQTLLPYSLGAFHECYDDYINFNDEQYPYIIVVGFKICTFLGDVKKAQYLKSILLNSKNDTDKELLLRYLDLDCLSAVGYVKSSIKYKLGNALIKMEIMKIFHILRQEKKQNKLLKNYPMQDIDLKSCPDYNESLECKKHLSYQLGDLLLKTHKQRYRGAYFLLPYKIYKLYKNFKRKGK; encoded by the coding sequence ATGAAAACCGTTGGCGTAGTCATACCTGTATACAATGTAGAAAAATATTTAAAAGAATGTTTAGATAGTGTAATCAATCAAACTTATAAGAATTTACAAATTGTATTAGTAAATGATGGAAGTACAGATGAACATTCACTAAATATAGCTAAAGAATATACTTTAAAAGATGAAAGATTTATACTCTTTGATAAAGAAAATGGAGGACAAAGTACAGCTAGAAATGTAGGCATAGAATATTTTAGCCAAGAATATGAATTTAAAAATATCACTACACATATTAAAGAAAATACTTTAATAGAATTTCAATTATCTAAACATAATCCTTATAATATACACAAAGTATATAAAAGCTTTAAAGCTTTTAAAGATGAAAAAGATTTAAAAGAATTTAAAAACCCTAAAATAGATTATATTGTATTTTTAGATCCTGATGATTATTGGAGTTTTGATTGTATTGAAGAATGTATTAAAAGATCTGATCAAATGGACATAGTTTGGTTTGATTATCAAATGTTTTATGATAATATCGAGGAAAAGCATTATAAATATAAAACTAATTTAACTCAATCGCAGATGCAAATTTATGAATATTATAAACCAGAAAAAATTACAGCTTTGCAATGGATTCAAAGGTGTTTAAAAATTCAAGCTGACCTTCCTTTTTGGTGTGTGTGTGGGGGTATATATTCTTTTGCCTATTTGCAAAAAATAAAATTAAAATTTTTGGATGGTTTGATTCATGAAGATGTACATTTTGGTATATTACTTTTTGCTCAAGCTGATAATATTTATGTATTTCCAAAAGTCTTATATTATTATCGTATACGTAAAGAATCTACAGCTTCTTATGATAAGGTTGCAAGTAAATCCAGCGTACCTCCTTATATCCAGGATTTATATAATATTTTTAAAGGAGATATAAAAAATATTAAAGAATATCATACAAAAAGTAGTATTTTTTTGAATGCATGGTATATTAGAGAATTTATTGCATATAATTATGATAAAGATAAGGGGATATTATTAGAAGAAGCTTTGTTTGTATTTTTGTATTTTTGGTATTTTGATTTTTCTGAATTAAGATATGATCCTAGACAAGTTAAAGAACTTTTTAAACAACATAAACCTATTTATAAAATTAATGCTAAACGCTATCCAGAATTTGAGTTTTTTTCTAAATATGGACTGGTAAGATATAGAATTTTAAATCATCTTTCTTATAAATTAGGATATATTATTACTCATAGTAAAATATATAATTTTTATTTAATACCGTTTAGATTAATTTTTGAATGTGTAAAATTTCAAATTAATAAAAAACAAAAAATACTTCCTAGATTAGATGAATATCCTGATTATAATGATATTGTGCGAGTAAAAAATCATCTTTCTTATAAAATAGGTGAAACTTTAATTAAATCAATGAAACAATGGTATTTGGGTAAACCTTTGATTTTGCCTTTTATTTGGTATAAAATATATAAAAAGAAAAAAGTGAAAAAAGCTAATTATAATAATGATAAAAAATCTTATTTTTTACTTCCTGATTATGCTTTGATTAATATTTCTCAAAATAAAAAAGCAATGCAGAGTTCTTTGAGTATTTATTCTAAATTTAATGATGCTTCTAGACTGATAAATACCAAGATTATTCTTGAAGATACAGTTTGTACTTCTAAAGATGAAGAATCTTGGTGGATGGTTGATTTATTAGACTTATATTTCTTAGAAAAAATAAAAATTCTTACAAATAAGAATATTTTTTTAAGATCTAATGTACATGATATTAAAATTTATATTTCAACTAATAACATACAATGGACATTCATTCCTCAAGATTTTTATTTATGGAAATATAATAATCTTGAATGTAATATTATTTTATCTCATAAAATTCAAGCACGATATGTGAAGATAGTTTTAGAAAGAAAGGTTCTGAATTTGGCTAAAGTTGAAATTTTTAAAAAAAGAAAAAAAGGTTATATTATATCATCTAAACCAGATGGATTAGGGATGAGAATAGCTAGTATTTTAGTAGGTATGTATTTAGCTAAAAAAATGGATTTTGAATTTGGATTTTTATGGCATAACTCTATAGATTTAGCTTTTATGGGGATTACAGAATCTCATAAAAATGAAAAATTGAATTATTTGGGTAATTGTATGGATGAGGTTGATGTTGTCTTTGGTGAAGATTTTATTGAAAAATATTTATTACCTTCAGAAGGATTAGAATATAGTCATGGTAATACTATAAGAAAATATCAAAGAACTTTTGAATTTTTAAATAGTGAAGAGAATTTTGAACAAGAATGGGGATGGTATTCTACAGATATTTTGCCAAGCTTATGGATTGAAAACTGTGAAGAAAGTGAATGTTTATATGAAATACAAGAGATTTGTAAGACAATTAGTTTTTCAAAACAGTATCAAGATATCTTAGCTAAAGTTGAAAAAGATATTATGCAATTAAAAAGTAATTTTATAGCTTTGCATATTAGAGGAGGGGATATTATTTTTTCAAACATAAGAAAAGCCCCTAGTTTTACACCTGTTGTTGAGAGACTTTTTCCTTATGAGATTGCTTTAGAGCTTGCTATAAAAGAGCTAGATAATAACCATAATATTATAATTTTTGGACAGGATTTAAACGCCAATCAAGAATTGGTGCGTTATTTAAAATCTTTTCAGCAATATAGTCATTTAAATATAATTGATATTGGTTCTTTTATAAAATCTGATTATACAGAGATGCAAAGAGCTTTTTTTGAAATTAATTTTATGTCTAAAGCTGAAAAAATTTACTCAGCAAAAGAATCTGTTTTTTCAAAACTGGCTATGATGATTTCTGGACGCAATAAATTAATATCATTTCATGATGTTTTTTCAAACAGGCAACAATTAGAATTGATCAATCAAAATATGAATAAATTTCCTTTGCATTGCTTACAACAAGCTATGTCATTGTTTAGATTATTTCAACTTTCTAAAGAATTAAAATTACCTTTAGAGAATCAAATTAAATATCTTAATCAAGCTTTAAATTTTGATCATGATAATGATGGATATAGAATTTATATTATGCAATGTTTGTTTATCCAAGGTAATTATACTAAAATTAATCAGAATATTAAAGAAATTTTAGAAACGCGTTATGAGGCTTTTTTTCAAACTTTATTACCTTATTCTTTAGGTGCCTTTCATGAATGTTATGATGATTATATAAATTTTAATGATGAGCAATATCCTTATATCATTGTTGTAGGTTTTAAAATTTGTACTTTTTTAGGAGATGTTAAAAAGGCTCAATATTTAAAATCGATTTTGTTAAATAGTAAAAATGATACTGATAAAGAATTATTGCTTAGATATTTAGATCTAGATTGTTTGAGTGCTGTAGGTTATGTTAAATCAAGTATAAAATATAAATTAGGTAATGCTTTAATAAAAATGGAGATAATGAAAATATTTCATATTTTAAGACAGGAAAAAAAACAAAATAAACTTTTAAAAAATTATCCTATGCAAGATATAGATCTTAAATCTTGTCCAGATTATAATGAATCATTGGAATGCAAAAAACATCTTTCATATCAATTGGGTGATTTGTTGCTTAAAACTCATAAACAAAGATACAGAGGGGCTTATTTTTTATTACCTTATAAAATATATAAGCTTTATAAAAATTTTAAACGTAAGGGAAAATAA
- a CDS encoding alpha-2,3-sialyltransferase codes for MQNIIIAGNGPSLKTINYQRLPKEYDVFRCNQFYFEDKYHLGKNIKAVFFNPGVFLEQYHTTKQLQFNNEYTIDKIICSTFKLPFIENDNFINKFYDFFPDAKLGYEIIENLKEFYAYIKYNEIYFNKRITSGIYMCAIAIALGYKNIYLCGIDFYEGENIYAFKAMSENIKKLFPYMINFKPSNCHSKEYDIQVLKLLKSLYSVNIYTLCDHSTLANYFPLSAYANNDFILENRYDNCINDILLAKDMPGINFYQNQLPINIETTILSFENIINSKNNQIHNLNETLQTNNEILITKENLLYFQTQHGTAKQRIQNQLSYKLGQAMIINSKNVLNYILLPFILISIVISHKQEQKAYQFKIKKYPSLKLPPLETYPDYNEAIKFKNHLSYKLGKEFIKASKTWYRGGVYQIFVSNY; via the coding sequence ATGCAAAATATCATCATAGCAGGAAATGGACCTAGTCTTAAAACTATTAATTATCAAAGATTACCTAAAGAATATGATGTTTTTAGGTGTAATCAATTTTATTTTGAAGATAAGTATCATTTGGGAAAAAATATCAAAGCTGTATTTTTTAATCCAGGTGTTTTTTTAGAACAATACCACACTACTAAACAACTCCAATTTAATAATGAATATACTATAGATAAGATTATTTGCTCTACATTTAAACTACCTTTTATTGAAAATGATAATTTTATAAATAAATTTTATGATTTTTTTCCTGATGCTAAACTTGGCTATGAAATTATTGAAAATCTTAAAGAATTTTATGCTTATATCAAATATAATGAAATTTATTTTAATAAAAGAATTACTTCTGGTATATATATGTGTGCTATAGCCATAGCACTAGGGTATAAAAACATATATTTGTGTGGGATAGATTTTTATGAAGGAGAAAATATTTATGCTTTTAAAGCCATGAGTGAAAATATAAAAAAATTATTTCCCTACATGATAAATTTCAAACCTTCAAATTGCCATTCTAAAGAATATGATATACAAGTATTAAAATTATTAAAATCACTCTATAGTGTTAATATCTATACCCTATGTGATCATAGCACTTTAGCCAATTATTTTCCTTTATCTGCTTATGCAAACAATGATTTTATTTTAGAAAACAGATACGATAATTGTATCAATGATATTTTATTAGCCAAAGATATGCCAGGAATTAATTTTTATCAAAATCAATTACCAATTAATATTGAAACTACAATACTTAGTTTTGAAAATATTATTAATTCTAAAAACAATCAAATACATAATTTAAATGAAACTTTGCAAACCAATAATGAAATACTAATAACTAAAGAAAACTTACTATACTTTCAAACCCAACACGGTACAGCCAAACAAAGAATTCAAAATCAACTCTCTTATAAATTAGGTCAAGCTATGATTATAAATTCTAAAAATGTATTAAATTATATATTATTACCTTTTATATTAATAAGTATTGTTATTTCACATAAACAAGAACAAAAAGCTTATCAATTTAAAATAAAAAAATATCCTTCTTTAAAATTACCTCCTTTAGAAACTTATCCTGATTATAATGAAGCAATAAAATTTAAAAATCATCTTTCTTATAAATTAGGAAAAGAATTTATAAAGGCAAGTAAAACTTGGTACAGGGGGGGGGTATATCAAATTTTTGTATCAAACTATTAA
- the prfB gene encoding peptide chain release factor 2 encodes MDNYEFSELLKTLKNKVNNIASIIKPENIKTRLKEIEDLENSSSFWNDVKQASIIGKEKTKITNLLKNYENAFNILNDASELFDLANAENDVETLQALFNEASKLEDSITDLEISMLLSGENDNKNAIVSIHPGAGGTESNDWASMLYRMYLRFCEREGFKAETLDFQEGEEAGLKDVSFLVKGENAYGYLKAENGIHRLVRTSPFDSAGRRHTSFSSVMVSPELDDDIEIQIEEKDIRIDYYRASGAGGQHVNKTESAVRITHFPTGIVVQCQNDRSQHKNKATAFKMLKSRLYELELAKQQNNANTNEKSDIAWGHQIRSYVLFPYQQVKDNRSGQAFSQVDSILDGDIKKMIEGVLISLKTE; translated from the coding sequence ATGGATAATTACGAATTTAGTGAACTTTTAAAAACTCTTAAAAATAAAGTCAATAATATAGCTTCTATCATTAAACCTGAAAATATCAAAACAAGACTTAAAGAAATTGAAGATCTTGAAAATTCTTCATCTTTTTGGAATGATGTTAAACAAGCAAGCATTATAGGCAAAGAAAAAACTAAAATCACTAATTTACTTAAAAACTATGAAAATGCTTTTAATATTTTAAATGATGCAAGCGAACTTTTTGATCTTGCTAATGCTGAAAATGATGTAGAAACCTTACAAGCTTTATTTAACGAGGCTAGCAAACTTGAAGATAGCATTACTGATCTTGAAATTTCCATGCTTTTAAGCGGGGAAAATGATAATAAAAATGCTATAGTTTCTATCCATCCTGGCGCAGGTGGAACAGAAAGCAATGACTGGGCAAGTATGCTTTATAGAATGTATCTAAGATTTTGCGAAAGAGAAGGATTTAAAGCTGAAACTTTAGATTTTCAAGAAGGCGAAGAAGCAGGACTTAAAGATGTAAGTTTTTTGGTCAAAGGGGAAAATGCTTATGGCTATTTAAAAGCTGAAAATGGTATACACCGTTTAGTAAGAACCTCTCCTTTTGATAGCGCAGGTAGACGTCATACAAGTTTTTCAAGCGTTATGGTAAGCCCTGAACTTGATGATGATATAGAAATCCAAATCGAAGAAAAAGATATAAGAATTGATTATTATCGTGCTAGTGGAGCAGGAGGACAACATGTTAATAAAACAGAATCAGCTGTTAGAATCACACATTTTCCAACAGGTATAGTTGTACAATGTCAAAATGATAGAAGCCAACACAAAAACAAGGCTACAGCCTTTAAAATGTTAAAATCAAGACTTTATGAACTTGAACTTGCAAAACAACAAAATAATGCCAACACAAATGAAAAAAGCGATATAGCCTGGGGACATCAAATAAGATCTTATGTGCTTTTTCCTTATCAGCAAGTTAAAGATAATCGTAGTGGACAAGCTTTTTCGCAAGTAGATAGCATTCTTGATGGCGATATTAAAAAAATGATAGAAGGTGTTTTAATATCCCTAAAAACAGAATAA